In Archangium violaceum, the following are encoded in one genomic region:
- a CDS encoding DUF2381 family protein, which produces MRPTPCGLVPLLLALTGSPEEPPSFQVISPETPARPEMIPEVTPAPEGRERAVRAPETPEATGSTGPEDDARQVRVLPEAPARPLTERAGDYETGLFARLVLSGRLGWSGVTLSRPMDAKGMTEGGELIAWDQLIHRAETLAVVSAALKLSAASTRPWVPTEAWLLDTKGERVGRFPVWMGVPMLYPGGRCIVVVEVELVPGASPRTLRLELREKDGGRVVAIGEMEL; this is translated from the coding sequence ATGCGACCCACCCCCTGCGGTCTCGTCCCCCTCCTGCTGGCCCTGACTGGAAGCCCCGAGGAGCCACCGTCTTTTCAGGTCATCTCCCCGGAAACGCCCGCGCGGCCGGAGATGATTCCAGAAGTCACTCCCGCTCCGGAAGGACGGGAACGTGCGGTACGCGCGCCGGAGACTCCCGAGGCGACTGGCTCCACCGGGCCGGAGGACGATGCGCGGCAGGTGCGGGTACTTCCGGAGGCGCCAGCTCGGCCGCTCACGGAGCGGGCCGGAGACTACGAGACCGGCCTCTTCGCCCGGCTGGTGCTTTCGGGACGGTTGGGCTGGAGCGGTGTCACCCTCTCAAGGCCGATGGACGCCAAAGGAATGACCGAGGGTGGCGAGCTCATCGCATGGGACCAGCTCATCCACCGTGCGGAAACCCTCGCCGTGGTCTCGGCGGCGCTGAAGCTGTCCGCGGCGTCCACGCGGCCCTGGGTACCAACCGAGGCGTGGCTGCTGGACACGAAGGGCGAGAGAGTGGGCCGTTTCCCGGTGTGGATGGGCGTTCCGATGCTCTACCCGGGCGGCAGATGCATCGTGGTCGTTGAGGTGGAGCTCGTCCCGGGTGCATCGCCGAGGACGCTCCGGCTCGAGCTGCGGGAGAAGGACGGCGGGCGCGTCGTTGCCATCGGGGAGATGGAGCTGTGA
- a CDS encoding imm11 family protein, producing the protein MGEPIRYHELFLDSRIRDQWVLADPTDEYGEELDPWQFFSGHPIALAGTPRISLAAPGRALDFSFTTLSIPIIHGRLVPLFEGLGLQQQIQFIPVDVVGQTAPFFIANVLRVIPCIDDARCERVEYWKPEDGAPDRVGDYRLVRGLRIDPSKAGDADIFRPKGWSSVLLVSERLKEALEDPRVGGIRFTEV; encoded by the coding sequence ATGGGTGAACCCATTCGATATCATGAGTTGTTCCTCGACTCACGCATCCGAGATCAGTGGGTCCTGGCGGATCCCACCGACGAGTATGGCGAGGAGCTCGACCCCTGGCAGTTCTTCAGCGGACATCCCATCGCGTTGGCGGGGACGCCTCGAATTTCCCTGGCTGCTCCTGGACGTGCGCTCGACTTCAGCTTCACGACGCTCAGCATCCCCATCATTCACGGTCGGCTCGTTCCCCTCTTCGAAGGCCTCGGTCTTCAACAACAGATACAGTTCATCCCGGTCGATGTGGTGGGACAGACAGCCCCTTTCTTCATTGCAAACGTCCTCCGTGTCATCCCCTGCATTGACGATGCTCGATGTGAGCGCGTGGAATACTGGAAGCCCGAAGATGGAGCACCCGACAGGGTAGGCGACTACCGCCTTGTCAGGGGCCTACGTATCGACCCGAGCAAGGCTGGCGATGCGGACATCTTCCGGCCCAAGGGGTGGAGTTCCGTCCTTCTCGTCTCCGAGCGTCTCAAAGAGGCACTGGAAGACCCTCGGGTTGGAGGGATTCGCTTCACCGAAGTCTGA